The genomic window CTTTGATTTTAGTTATTTTTGAAATAAGAGTTGTGGTAAAGGTTTTACGCAATTCAGCGATTATTCCTCTTTTTTGATAGGATGGCAATTCCGCAATTGCTTCAGGTTCCATTTTATAATTAGTTACAATGTGTTTTCTTAATTCCATAAGATCCTGATGTTTTTTATCAAAGGGGTCATAGTCATCAGATGCATCATAGTGAATATTTTTAAATTGTGTTAAATCGATTATATTAAGAAGATAATCCTTATCTGCAAGTCCGTCATAATTTGTAATATATTCATTATAACTGTTCCAATTGTAATCCTCTATTTTTTCAACGACAAACGCTTTTACCGGATTACGATGAACATATCTTACTGAAGCAAAAAAGTAATCGTTCGACATTATCGGAATGCTTTTATACCTGCTTTCGTACAGATGTCCACGTCTATCATATTTATTATTATAATACAAAGCATATTTTGTGAGAAGATTTTTCATAATAAGTGAAATATCCCCCATATTGTTTTCTTTTAAAACTAAATGAACATGATTAGTCATAAAACAATACGCATATATTTCAAATGAAAACTTCTTTTTGAGTTCTTTTATGTAATCCGACATAACTTTAAAGTCAAAATCTTCTTCAAAAATATTTTGTTTATTGACTCCCCTGAACATAATGTGATATATGCCAAGTTCACTGTACTCTCTGCTTCCTCTGCTCATAATGCAACCACCTTTCAAATAAAGAATATCACATTTTACAAAATATGTCAAGCCGAAATGGACGCAAAAGGGACAGACCCTATTGCGTCCATTTTTCGGACGTTTTGGGGTCTGTCCCTTTTGCGTCCATTTTGTTTGGATATTAAAAAAGCATCCCTTTTGGGATGCTCTTTTATTTTTCTATGTTTTAATTATTCAACGATAGAGATAACAGCACCTGAACCAACAGTTCTTCCGCCTTCACGAATAGCGAATCTTAATCCTTCTTCGATAGCGATTGGTGTGATAAGTTCAACGTTCATAACAACGTTATCACCAGGCATACACATTTCTGTGCCTTCTGGTAATGTGATTAGACCTGTAACGTCAGTTGTTCTGAAATAGAACTGAGGTCTGTAGTTGTTGAAGAATGGAGTATGTCTACCACCTTCGTCTTTACTTAGAACGTAAACCTGAGCCTGGAATTTTTTGTGAGGTGTGATTGTTCCTGGTTTAGCAAGAACCTGACCTCTTTCGATTTCGTTTCTCTGAACACCTCTTAAAAGAACACCGATGTTGTCCCCAGCTTCAGCATAGTCAAGAAGTTTTCTGAACATTTCGATACCTGTTACAACAACTTTTCTTGATTCGTCTGTTAAACCAACGATTTCAACTTCTTCAGAAACTTTTAACTGACCTCTTTCAACTCTACCTGTAGCAACAGTACCACGACCTGTGATAGAGAATACGTCTTCGACAGGCATTAAGAATGGTAAGTCAGCTTTTCTGTCAGGAGTTGGGATATAAGAGTCAACCTGAGCCATAAGTTCAAGAATACAAGCGTATTCAGGAGCGTTAGGATCAGTAGATGTTGATTCAAGAACTTTTAGACCTGAACCTTTAACGATTGGAGTATCATCTCCAGGGAATTCATATTCGTTAAGAAGTTCTCTGATTTCCATTTCAACTAATTCTAATAATTCTTCGTCATCAACCTGGTCAGCTTTGTTCATAAATACTACGATATAAGGAACGCCAACCTGACGAGATAGAAGAATGTGTTCTTTTGTCTGAGGCATTGGGCCGTCAGCAGCAGAAACAACAAGGATAGCACCGTCCATCTGAGCAGCACCAGTGATCATGTTTTTAACGTAGTCGGCGTGTCCTGGGCAGTCAACGTGTGCATAGTGACGATTTTCTGTTTCATATTCAACGTGAGCAGTAGAGATAGTGATACCTCTTTCTCTTTCTTCCGGAGCCTTATCGATGTTATCGTAAGCAGAGAATTCTGCCTGGCCCTTTAAACTTAAAACTTTTGTAATAGCCGCTGTTAAAGTTGTTTTACCATGGTCAACGTGACCGATAGTACCAATGTTAACGTGAGGCTTGGTTCTTTCAAACTTAGCTTTTGCCATTTTAATTTCCTCCCTTATTATCAGACATTTCGGATGCCTGATGAATTTATAATTTCATTATAATAAATTTTTGATAAAAAAGCAAGACTTTTATTCTTCTTTCTTAGTTCTTTGAGCAATAATTTTTTCTCCTACGGATTTAGGCACTTCTTCGTAGTGACTTGGTTCCATAGAATAGTTACCTCTGCCCTGTGTTCTGGAACGAAGGTCGGTTGCGTAACCGAACATTTCTGAAAGCGGAACAAATGCGTTGATTTGCTGTGCACCCTGACGTGCTTCCATACCTTCCAGACGACCTCTTCTTGAGTTAATATCGCCGATAACATCGCCCATATATTCTTCAGGAACGATAACAACAACTTTCATTATTGGTTCAAGTAAAACAGGGTCTGCTTTTCTAGAACCTTCTTTGAATGCCATTGAACCGGCAATCTTAAACGCCATTTCAGATGAGTCAACTTCGTGGTAAGATCCATCATAAAGTACAACCTTAACGTCAACTACATTATAACCTGCAAGGACACCGCTTTCCATAGCGCCCTGAACACCTGCGTCAACAGCAGGAATGTATTCTTTCGGAATAGCACCGCCGACAATTTTGTTTTCAAAACTGTAGCCTGTACCAGGTTCTTGCGGAATAAGTTCAAGATGAACGTGACCGTACTGACCTTTACCACCGGACTGTCTTGCATATTTGTGTTCAATTTTAACAGGTTTTCTGATAGTTTCTTTGTAAGAAACCTGAGGTTTACCAACATTTGCTTCAACTTTGAATTCTCTTAAAAGTCTGTCAACGATAATTTCAAGATGAAGTTCACCCATACCTGCGATGATGGTTTGACCTGTTTCATCGTCAGTATAAGTTTTAAATGTTGGGTCTTCTTCAGCAAGTTTGGAAAGGGCAATACCCATTTTTTCCTGACCTGCTTTAGTTTTAGGCTCAATAGCAACTCTGATAACAGGATCAGGGAATTCCATTGATTCTAATATAATAGGATGTGCTTCATCACAAAGAGTATCCCCGGTAGTTGTGTTTTTAAAACCAACACCAGCAGCGATATCGCCTGAGTAAACCATTTCGATATCTTCTCTGTGGTTAGCATGCATCTGAAGAATTCTACCAATTCTTTCTTTATTGTTCTTAGTAGAGTTTAAGATACCGGAACCTGATTTTAAAGTTCCTGAATAAACTCTGAAGAAACAAAGTCTTCCAACATAAGGGTCGGTCATAATCTTGAATGCTAACGCTGAGAAAGGAGCGTTATCATCAGCAGGTCTGTCCTGTTCTTCTTCTGTACCCGGAACAACACCCTTAATAGCAGGGATATCAACCGGTGCAGGCATAAAGTCAACAACTGCGTCAAGAAGTTTCTGAACACCCTTGTTTCTGTAAGAAGTACCACATAAAACAGGAACGATTTTGTTATCGATTGTACCCTGTCTTAATGCTTTTTTGATTTCTGCAGTTGTGATTTCTTCACCTTCTAAATATTTCATCATAAGGTCTTCATCAAGTTCAGCAACTGCTTCTAAAAGTTCATTTCTGTATTCTTCTGCTTTTTCCTTCATATCCGCCGGAATTTCTTCCACACGCATATCGTTACCCATTTCATCATAATACACATCGGCATTCATTTCAACTAAGTCAACGATACCTTTGAATGTATCTTCAGAACCTATTGGTAACTGAATCGGAACAGCATTACAAGATAATCTGTCCTTCATCATGGATACAACATTATAAAAGTCTGCACCCATAATGTCCATTTTATTAACGTAAGCCATACGAGGAACACCGTATTTATCAGCTTGACGCCAAACGGTTTCTGACTGAGGTTCAACTCCGCCTTTAGCGCAGAATACAGTAACAGAACCGTCAAGAACTCTAAGAGAACGTTCAACTTCAACAGTGAAGTCAACGTGCCCAGGAGTATCTATGATATTGATTCTATGGCCTTTCCATTGAGCAGTAGTAGCAGCAGAAGTAATTGTAATACCTCTTTCCTGTTCCTGTTCCATCCAGTCCATAGTAGCGCCACCCTCGTGGGTTTCACCAACTTTATGAACTCTACCTGTGTAATACAAAATTCTTTCGGTAGTGGTTGTTTTACCAGCATCAATGTGCGCCATAATACCAATGTTTCTTGTTTTTTCTAAACTAAATTCTCTTGGCACAAACATTTCCTCCTAGTTAAAAAATTACCATCTGTAATGAGCAAAAGCTTTATTTGCTTCAGCCATTTTATGAGTATCTTCACGTTTCTTAACTGCGCCGCCTGTTGCATTTGCAGCATCAAGGATTTCACCAGCCAGTCTTTCACGCATAGTTCTTTCATTTCTTGCTCTTGAATATGTTGTTAACCAACGAAGTCCAAGAGTTTGTTTTCTTTCAGGTCTAACTTCCATTGGTACTTGATAAGTAGCACCGCCGACTCTTCTTGCTTTTACTTCAAGAAGTGGCATAATGTTGTTCATAGCCTCGTTGAAAACTTCTAAAGGTTCTTTTCCTGATTTTTCTTTTACAATGTCGAATGCATCATAAACGATCTTCTGAGCAACACCCTTCTTACCGTCTAACATTATGTTGTTAATAAGTTTTGTAACAACTACATCATTGTAAAGTGGATCAGGCAGAACTTCTCTTTTTGGAATATTACCTTTTCTTGGCACTTTACTTCCCCCTTTCGCAATAAATGGTTATCGCAGGTACTCAATGACTAATTCACTGTTAGCACTTTTTAACACGCTTATCAAATACACAAATTAAAAATAAATATATACAATAAACTAAAAAGTACTAAGACACCTATAACCTTTTAAATTTCTTTTTTAATTAGTTTTATGCTGCTTGATTATTTTGCAGCTTTTGGTCTTTTTGCACCGTATTTAGATCTCGCTTGGTTTCTGTTAGCAACACCGGCGGTATCAAGTGTACCTCTGATGATGTGGTAACGTACCCCAGGAAGATCCTTAACTCTACCACCTCTTATAAGAACAACACTGTGTTCCTGTAAGTTGTGACCAATACCAGGAATGTATGAAGAAACTTCAATCCCGTTTGTAAGTCTTACTCTGGCAATTTTTCTAAGCGCTGAGTTAGGCTTTTTAGGTGTTGTAGTTTTAACTGATGTACAAACACCTCTCTTTTGTGGAGAACTCTGGTCAGTAGGTAGTTTTTTAAGGGTATTAAGACCTTTTTGAAGAGCAGGCGCAGTTGACTTTTTAACAAGTGACTTTCTGCCTTTTCTTACCAACTGATTAAATGTAGGCATCTTTTAATTTCACCTCCTATGTTTATTATATATATTTAAAATCCTGTGGATTTTAAAGCAAATTAATAATGAGGAATTAGGAATTAGGAATGAAGGAAGACAAAATCATGCTATGCAGCGATTTTGTCGTTTCTAATTTCATTTTCATTTAATCCCATAAACTTTTTTATATTTCTTATATAATCAGGAATTATTTAAAATCGCAGATTTCCCTTTAATTCCATAAATCGCAAAGCGATTTATACCGCAATTATTCACTATTCATTATTCATTATTCATTGGCAAGATTCTGCTTGTGCAGAATCTTACCAATTTAATATTTTATCTTATTTTTTAAGAAAAGTCAACAAATTTTTAAATCTTTGATTTTAATTTGCTATTTCTTCCTGTTCGCTGTTATCTTCGGATTTTATATTATAACCAAAATCTTTATAGATATTCATACCTGTACCTGCAGGGATAAGTTTACCGATAATAACATTTTCTTTTAAGCCGATAAGCGGATCGGATTTACCTTTGATTGCGGCTTCGGTAAGAACTCTTGTTGTTTCCTGGAATGATGCTGCAGAAAGGAATGAATCGGTAGCAAGAGATGCTTTTGTTATACCTAAAAGTACAACGTTGCCTTTTGCAGGAACTTTTCCTTCTTTTATAAGTTCTTCGTTAACATTTGCATATTCCAAAGTATCAACAAGGCTTCCTGTTAAGAATGATGAATCGCCGTTATCTTCAATTTTAACTTTTCTCATCATCTGCCTTACAATAACTTCAACGTGCTTATCGTTAATATCAACACCCTGGTTTCTGTAAACCATCTGAACTTCTTTTAAAAGATATTTCCAAACGGCTTCAGGACCCTGAACTCTTAATATATCGTGTGGATAGATTGAACCGCCGGTAATAGGATCGCCTTTTTTAATCACATCGCCGTCCTGTACCTTTGTTTCATATCCGTAAGCAATCTGGTAGGTTTCAGCCTGACCGTCTTCCCCTGTAACAGTAATTTCTCTTTTCTTTTTAGATTCAGAATAAGAAACTTTACCGTCAAGGTCAGAGATTATGGCAAATTTCTTTGGTCTTCTTGCTTCGAACAGTTCTTCAATTCTTGGAAGACCCTGTGTGATATCGTCT from Oscillospiraceae bacterium includes these protein-coding regions:
- the fusA gene encoding elongation factor G, with amino-acid sequence MPREFSLEKTRNIGIMAHIDAGKTTTTERILYYTGRVHKVGETHEGGATMDWMEQEQERGITITSAATTAQWKGHRINIIDTPGHVDFTVEVERSLRVLDGSVTVFCAKGGVEPQSETVWRQADKYGVPRMAYVNKMDIMGADFYNVVSMMKDRLSCNAVPIQLPIGSEDTFKGIVDLVEMNADVYYDEMGNDMRVEEIPADMKEKAEEYRNELLEAVAELDEDLMMKYLEGEEITTAEIKKALRQGTIDNKIVPVLCGTSYRNKGVQKLLDAVVDFMPAPVDIPAIKGVVPGTEEEQDRPADDNAPFSALAFKIMTDPYVGRLCFFRVYSGTLKSGSGILNSTKNNKERIGRILQMHANHREDIEMVYSGDIAAGVGFKNTTTGDTLCDEAHPIILESMEFPDPVIRVAIEPKTKAGQEKMGIALSKLAEEDPTFKTYTDDETGQTIIAGMGELHLEIIVDRLLREFKVEANVGKPQVSYKETIRKPVKIEHKYARQSGGKGQYGHVHLELIPQEPGTGYSFENKIVGGAIPKEYIPAVDAGVQGAMESGVLAGYNVVDVKVVLYDGSYHEVDSSEMAFKIAGSMAFKEGSRKADPVLLEPIMKVVVIVPEEYMGDVIGDINSRRGRLEGMEARQGAQQINAFVPLSEMFGYATDLRSRTQGRGNYSMEPSHYEEVPKSVGEKIIAQRTKKEE
- the rpsG gene encoding 30S ribosomal protein S7; this translates as MPRKGNIPKREVLPDPLYNDVVVTKLINNIMLDGKKGVAQKIVYDAFDIVKEKSGKEPLEVFNEAMNNIMPLLEVKARRVGGATYQVPMEVRPERKQTLGLRWLTTYSRARNERTMRERLAGEILDAANATGGAVKKREDTHKMAEANKAFAHYRW
- a CDS encoding 30S ribosomal protein S12, which produces MPTFNQLVRKGRKSLVKKSTAPALQKGLNTLKKLPTDQSSPQKRGVCTSVKTTTPKKPNSALRKIARVRLTNGIEVSSYIPGIGHNLQEHSVVLIRGGRVKDLPGVRYHIIRGTLDTAGVANRNQARSKYGAKRPKAAK
- a CDS encoding transposase — translated: MSRGSREYSELGIYHIMFRGVNKQNIFEEDFDFKVMSDYIKELKKKFSFEIYAYCFMTNHVHLVLKENNMGDISLIMKNLLTKYALYYNNKYDRRGHLYESRYKSIPIMSNDYFFASVRYVHRNPVKAFVVEKIEDYNWNSYNEYITNYDGLADKDYLLNIIDLTQFKNIHYDASDDYDPFDKKHQDLMELRKHIVTNYKMEPEAIAELPSYQKRGIIAELRKTFTTTLISKITKIKESTLRNYQ
- the tuf gene encoding elongation factor Tu, yielding MAKAKFERTKPHVNIGTIGHVDHGKTTLTAAITKVLSLKGQAEFSAYDNIDKAPEERERGITISTAHVEYETENRHYAHVDCPGHADYVKNMITGAAQMDGAILVVSAADGPMPQTKEHILLSRQVGVPYIVVFMNKADQVDDEELLELVEMEIRELLNEYEFPGDDTPIVKGSGLKVLESTSTDPNAPEYACILELMAQVDSYIPTPDRKADLPFLMPVEDVFSITGRGTVATGRVERGQLKVSEEVEIVGLTDESRKVVVTGIEMFRKLLDYAEAGDNIGVLLRGVQRNEIERGQVLAKPGTITPHKKFQAQVYVLSKDEGGRHTPFFNNYRPQFYFRTTDVTGLITLPEGTEMCMPGDNVVMNVELITPIAIEEGLRFAIREGGRTVGSGAVISIVE